Genomic segment of Fibrobacter succinogenes:
GGCTTGTCGTTGCAATCCTTATCCATGCTGCAACCTTGCTGAATCCACTGTTCCAAAAGAAAGAAATTCCGGTGCATCGCCCGGATTCTCCCGTAATTCATGCGGAGAAGGTCTATATTGCACCGCCGCCTCCGCCGGAAGCGCCTCCGGTCGTGAAAAAAGTCGTTCGTGCTAAAATTATCCCGAAGGTCGTTGACAAACCGATCGAAGAAAAAATCCCGGAACCGGAGCCAGAACCGATTGTAGAAACGGCTCCTGTTGCAGTCGCAGAGTCTGTTGTTGAAGCTCCGCCGGCTCCGCCCGCGCCTCCCGTAGTTAAGGCGCCCCCCAAACCTTCGGCTGATTCAGTGAAAATGGTGACCCGCACATACTTGCGCTCGCTCAAAAAACAGTTGGAACAGATCAAGGATTATCCTGCGACGGCTAAACGCTTGAAGCAGGAGGGCACAGTACGTGTGAGGTTCACCATCCTTGCGGATGGTAAAATTGAG
This window contains:
- a CDS encoding energy transducer TonB gives rise to the protein MTRKRIYSALSFNKAFYVGLVVAILIHAATLLNPLFQKKEIPVHRPDSPVIHAEKVYIAPPPPPEAPPVVKKVVRAKIIPKVVDKPIEEKIPEPEPEPIVETAPVAVAESVVEAPPAPPAPPVVKAPPKPSADSVKMVTRTYLRSLKKQLEQIKDYPATAKRLKQEGTVRVRFTILADGKIEQIEVSESSRYSSLDNSALEAVTNMGKFDPIPKLLEKERWRIEIPIQYKLNAGRS